The proteins below are encoded in one region of Oenanthe melanoleuca isolate GR-GAL-2019-014 chromosome 4A, OMel1.0, whole genome shotgun sequence:
- the RPL39 gene encoding 60S ribosomal protein L39 has protein sequence MSSHKTFKIKRFLAKKQKQNRPIPQWIRMKTGNKIRYNSKRRHWRRTKLGL, from the exons ATG TCGTCGCACAAGACGTTCAAGATCAAGCGCTTCCTCGCcaagaagcagaagcagaaccGGCCCATCCCGCAGTGGATCCGCATGAAAACCGGCAATAAGATCAG GTACAACTCCAAAAGGAGACACTGGAGGAGGACCAAACTGGGCTTGTAA
- the AKAP14 gene encoding A-kinase anchor protein 14: MDKEEEKAASEEKDHIPPENERSSTEECLPGAKETEKETKHVIKNIPWTTSKNFTVEIGRQQIEELISTWDIHESWLHHSEFLEEEELKDSKRYYYRTCWGLPTRRKPLPRATADVYFVIVISKFKPDTAPVEVFYRLESSRLIRRPEQYQFREKWLQDIIENKIVCTERLASR; the protein is encoded by the exons ATGgacaaggaagaggaaaaagctgCCAGTGAGGAAAAAGATCACATCCCCCCAGAAAATGAGAGAAGCAGTACAGAGGAATGTCTTCCAGGGGCCAAGGAAACAGAGAAAG AAACCAAGCATGTCATCAAAAATATCCCGTGGACCACATCCAAGAACTTCACAGTGGAGATAGGACGGCAGCAAATTGAAGAACTAATTTCT ACATGGGACATTCATGAAAGCTGGCTTCACCACTCAGAATTTCTCGAGGAAGAGGAACTGAAGGATAGCAAGAGATACTATTACAGAACTTGCTGGGGCCTCCCAACACGCAGAAAACCCCTCCCACGAGCAACAGCGGATGTCTACTTTGTTATAGTGATCTCCAAATTCAAACCTGAT ACTGCACCTGTGGAAGTCTTCTACAGACTGGAGTCCAGCAGGCTGATTCGGAG GCCAGAACAGTATCAGTTTAGAGAAAAGTGGCTTCAGGacataattgaaaataaaatagtgtGCACAGAAAGACTTGCTTCCCGATGA
- the NDUFA1 gene encoding NADH dehydrogenase [ubiquinone] 1 alpha subcomplex subunit 1, whose protein sequence is MWYEILPGMAIMGACLSVPGIATVFMHRLCHGGKEKRIARYPYEWTLMERDRRLSGVNKHYVSKGLENIR, encoded by the exons ATGTGGTACGAGATCCTGCCCGGCATGGCCATCATGGGCGCCTGCCTCAGCGTCCCCGGCATCGCCACCGTCTTCATGCACCGCTTGTGCCACGGCGGCAAG GAGAAGAGGATCGCCCGCTATCCCTACGAGTGGACCCTGATGGAAAGGGACCGGCGGCTGTCGGGTGTCAACAAGCACTACGTGTCCAAG ggTCTGGAGAACATACGCTAA
- the SOWAHD gene encoding ankyrin repeat domain-containing protein SOWAHD, with translation MARQEREKSLAEQKVAGISRRFSFLDADQPRAGGQARSSHLWAATLGRRERFHTLQRMDTNKNIDWGRHSLGSWGRASSRFSVSPSSTRRKELKEILLQTNSPGSTMRFATAKKTSSSSSVPAGLHQEQKPEQSPDLLPLVLDPLEHAWLLTVAEGDADSIIKLLDLDPSLLTRRDFVTGFTALHWLAKHGHHESFIQVISYAQKKGYPVNMNIPTASGGLTPLHLAALQGHEVLIKVLVGAYGADTSCRDHNGRKAWQYLPADTSRDLKELAGALEEDLVQLQSHNTNNNCKSSREAGAGQDSVDSGAEGKAQHSWRLSTLRGFVRQAFAFFHER, from the coding sequence ATGGCCCGGCAGGAGCGGGAGaagagcctggcagagcagaaggTAGCCGGCATCTCCCGGAGGTTCTCCTTCCTGGATGCCGACCAGCCCCGAGCTGGCGGCCAGGCCCGCAGCTCCCATCTCTGGGCAGCCaccctggggaggagggagcgtTTCCATACGCTGCAGAGGATGGACACCAACAAAAACATCGACTGGGGCAGGCACAGTCTGGGGAGCTGGGGTAGGGCTTCAAGCAGGTTCTCCGTTAGCCCCAGCAGTACCCggaggaaggagctgaaggaaatcctcctgcagaccaacagccctggcagcaccatgCGGTTTGCCACTGCAAAGAAgacatccagcagcagcagtgttcctgcagggctgcaccaaGAGCAGAagcctgagcagagccctgatCTGCTGCCCCTTGTCCTTGATCCCCTGGAGCACGCGTGGCTGCTGACGGTGGCCGAGGGTGATGCAGACAGCATCATCAAGCTGCTGGACCTGGATCCCAGCCTGCTGACCAGGAGAGACTTTGTGACAGGCTTCACTGCTCTCCACTGGCTTGCGAAGCATGGCCACCATGAGAGCTTCATCCAGGTCATCTCCTATGCCCAGAAGAAAGGCTACCCTGTCAACATGAACATCCCCACAGCCAGTGGTGGGCTCACCCCTTTGCACCTGGCTGCCTTGCAGGGACACGAGGTGCTCATCAAGGTGCTGGTGGGAGCTTATGGGGCAGACACCAGCTGCAGGGACCACAACGGGCGCAAGGCTTGGCAGTACCTGCCAgcagacacctccagggacctgaaggagctggcaggggcCTTGGAGGAGGACTTGGTCCAGCTGCAGTCTCACAACACCAACAACAACTGTAAGTCATCCagagaggctggggctgggcaagACTCTGTGGACTCCGGGGCTGAGGGAAAAGCCCAGCACTCCTGGAGGCTGTCGACCCTCCGAGGCTTTGTTAGACAGGCATTTGCTTTCTTCCATGAGCGCTGA
- the UPF3B gene encoding regulator of nonsense transcripts 3B codes for MKEDKENARPKERRGASSGLGVLLAAGPGTGPAAGTDVRAGAAELDRLERPKDKKETLSKVVIRRLPPSLTKEQLEEHLQPLPEHDYFEFFANDSSLYPHMFSRAYINFKNQEDIVLFRDRFDGYVFVDHKGQEYAAIVEFAPFQKAAKKKSKKKDAKTGTIEDDPEYKKFLESYSADDEKLTSTPETLLEEIEARNKELIAKKTTPLLNFLKNKQRLREEKREERRRRELERKRQREEERRKWKEEERRKRKEAEKLKKVDRCPEKERDRSKEEPKIKLLKKPEKDEKDLERKEKSKKLEKDTLREEKNASSASAKRSDGETKEEKAKKSEDECVKDYRDRDRDFDRDREYERAQREKLRRQEEERRRQKERYEKEKVFRRKEEEVKKERDLLREKGKKSDLMDFTSGMDKSEKVTKDDKKEDTVKRDRIRNKDRPAMQLYQPGARSRSRLCQYEDSAAKPPDQGVDKKQEGETSHTKEEE; via the exons ATGAAGGAGGATAAGGAGAACGCCAGGCCCAAGGAGCGGCGCGgagcctcctctgggctgggggTTCTGCTggctgcggggccgggcacgggccccgccgccggcaCGGACGTTAGAGCCGGCGCCGCCGAGCTCGATCGCCTGGAGCGGCCCAAGGACAAGAAGGAGACGCTGAGCAAG GTGGTGATCCGCCGGCTGCCGCCCAGCCTGAcgaaggagcagctggaggagcattTGCAGCCTCTGCCCGAGCACGACTACTTCGAATTCTTCGCGAACGACTCCAG CTTGTACCCGCACATGTTCTCGAGAGCCTACATCAACTTCAAGAACCAGGAAGACATAGTCCTCTTCAGGGATCGTTTCGACGGCTACGTTTTTGTCGATCACAAAG GTCAGGAATATGCTGCCATAGTTGAGTTTGCACCTTtccaaaaagctgcaaaaaagaAGAGTAAGAAAAAGGATGCCAAAACTGGAACAATTGAAGATG ATCCAGAATACAAGAAGTTTTTGGAAAGTTACAGTGCAGATGATGAAAAATTAACCTCCACTCCTGAAACTTTGTTGGAGGAAATAGAGGCAAGAAACAAAGAGCTAATAG CTAAAAAGACTACTCCTTTATTGAActtcttgaaaaataaacag AgactgagagaagaaaaaagagaggagagaaggaggagagaattagaaagaaaaagacaaagagaagaagaaagaagaaaatggaaagaagaggagagaaggaagagaaaagaagcagaaaaattgaAGAAAGTAGACAGATgcccagaaaaagaaagagacagaTCAAAAGAAGAACCAAAGATTAAG CTACTTAAGAAGcctgaaaaagatgaaaaagacttggagagaaaagaaaaatccaagaaactggaaaaagacactctgagggaggaaaaaaatgcgAGTAGTGCATCTGCCAAACGATCTGATGGGGAGACAAAAGAAGAGAAGGCAAAAAA ATCAGAAGATGAGTGTGTAAAGGACTACAGGGACCGAGATAGAGATTTTGACAGAGACAGAGAATATgagagagcacagagagagaaactGAGGCGCCAAGAAGAGGAACGTCGGAGGCAGAAAGAGCGCTATGAGAAAGAGAAGgtttttagaagaaaagaagaggaggtgaaaaaggagagagacttactcagagaaaagggaaagaaaagtgatCTTATGGACTTTACCAGCGGCATGGACAAATCTGAGAAAGTAACCAAAGATGATAAGAAAGAGGATACAGTTAAGAGAGATCGTATCAGAAACAAg gatCGCCCAGCAATGCAGCTGTACCAGCCCGGAGCCCGAAGCCGGAGCAGATTGTGTCAGTATGAAGACAGTGCTGCAAAACCCCCAGATCAGGGAGTGGATAAGAAACAAGAGGGTGAGACCAGTCACACGAAGGAAGAGGAGTGA
- the NKAP gene encoding NF-kappa-B-activating protein, with protein MAPASRSRSPPAAGSDRRGRRSRSRSRERNGPRRLSHRRSRSRSRSPGAPRSSAHHGHHHHGKWPEYYEKEKEEILRQRRLNERERIGELGAPEVWGLSPKVPDPDSDEHTPVEDEEAKSKSSSSDSSSEEEKKKKKKKRQKKKRKASKRKRRKHSEDSDSDSESEQNSSDEDKKKSKKRKKKSKKKKYKKKKAKKSRKESSDSSSEDSDDEMLQGDDLWIERSKNTEADSLIGPEAPKTHASQDDRPLNYGHALLPGEGAAMAEYVKAGKRIPRRGEIGLTSEEIASFESSGYVMSGSRHRRMEAVRLRKENQIYSADEKRALASFNQEERRKRENKILASFREMVYRKTKGKEEK; from the exons ATGGCGCCCGCGTCCCGttcccgctccccgcccgccgccggctccgaccgccgcggccgccgctcccggtcccgctcccgcGAGCGCAATGGCCCGAGGCGCCTGAGCCACCGGCGGAGCCGCAGCCGGTCCCGGAGCCCCGGCGCGCCGCGCTCCTCCGCGCACCACGGGCACCACCACCACGGTAAATGGCCCGAGTACTatgagaaggagaaggaggagatcCTGCGGCAGAG GAGACTcaatgagagagagagaattggGGAACTTGGGGCACCTGAAGTCTGGGGGCTGTCACCAAAAGTTCCTGACCCAGA TTCTGATGAGCACACACCAGTAGAAGATGAAGAGGCAAAATCTAAGAGTAGTTCTTCGGATTCCAGCTCAGAAG aggaaaagaagaaaaagaagaagaaaagacaaaagaaaaaacgTAAAGCATCCAAAAGAAAGCGCAGAAAACATTCTgaggacagtgacagtgactcAGAGTCTGAGCAGAACTCCAGTG atgaagataaaaagaaaagcaagaagaggaaaaagaagagcaaaaa GAAGAAgtataagaaaaagaaagctaagaagagcaggaaggaaTCCAGTGATTCAAGTAGCGAAGATTCCGATGATGAAATGCTTCAAGGGGATGATCTCTGGATTGAGAGGTCAA AAAATACTGAAGCTGACAGTTTGATTGGACCAGAGGCGCCCAAAACTCACGCATCTCAGGATGATAGGCCTTTGAA CTATGGACATGCCCTCCTGCCCGGTGAAGGTGCGGCCATGGCAGAGTACGTCAAAGCAGGGAAACGCATTCCGCGCAGAGGTGAAATCGGCTTGACGAGTGAAGAGATCGCGTCGTTTGAGAGCTCTGGTTATGTCATGAGTGGCAGCAG ACACCGGCGCATGGAAGCTGTGCGTCTGCGCAAAGAGAACCAGATCTACAGCGCAGATGAGAAGAGAGCCCTGGCATCCTTCAaccaggaggagaggaggaaacgAGAGAATAAGATCCTTGCAAGCTTTCGAGAGATGGTCTACAGAAAGACTaaaggcaaagaggaaaaataa